In a single window of the Delftia tsuruhatensis genome:
- a CDS encoding FlgO family outer membrane protein, with translation MTLRTPLLPAALAAAALLSACAVPAPAPTPESSAARRGEPTYQSAAANPFIASSRAAVDELVRGLNTEELGEAPVLVATVVNVNDLTRSAPLGRTLSELYASQLSAKGYNVKELKLRGDVYVKEGTGELLLSREIKDIARNHNAALVLVGTYSAAAKYTYVSLKLVRTDDSRIVRSHDYALPNNIDIQRLLGAPATAQR, from the coding sequence ATGACGCTGCGCACGCCTCTCCTGCCGGCCGCGCTGGCTGCGGCGGCCCTGCTGTCCGCCTGCGCCGTGCCCGCTCCCGCGCCCACGCCCGAATCGTCGGCCGCACGCCGCGGCGAGCCCACCTACCAGTCGGCCGCAGCCAACCCCTTCATCGCCAGCAGCCGCGCGGCCGTGGACGAGCTGGTCAGGGGGCTGAACACCGAGGAACTGGGCGAGGCGCCCGTGCTCGTGGCCACCGTGGTCAACGTCAACGACCTGACGCGCTCGGCTCCCCTGGGCCGCACGCTCAGCGAGCTGTACGCCTCCCAGCTGTCCGCCAAGGGCTACAACGTCAAGGAACTGAAGCTGCGCGGCGATGTGTACGTCAAGGAAGGCACGGGCGAACTGCTGCTGTCGCGCGAGATCAAGGACATCGCCCGCAACCACAATGCGGCCCTGGTCCTGGTGGGCACATACTCGGCGGCTGCCAAGTACACCTATGTGAGCCTGAAGCTGGTTCGCACCGACGACAGCCGCATCGTGCGCAGCCACGACTACGCGCTGCCCAACAACATCGACATCCAGCGCCTGCTGGGCGCTCCGGCCACGGCGCAACGCTGA